A genome region from Bacteroidota bacterium includes the following:
- a CDS encoding thiamine pyrophosphate-dependent enzyme, whose amino-acid sequence MPTKAAKAKRSDTTDLPKNGSNGHTVSDKKTKTETWRELGLTREEILNDYRISHQSRLASLLGRREVLTGKAKFGIFGDGKEVPQVAMARAFKNGDWRSGYYRDQTFMFAAGLYTIQEFFAQLYAHTSIEAEPASAGRMMNGHFATRSLKEDGSWKDLMKQKNSSADISPTSGQMPRLVGLAYASKLFRETPVLQEGFEQFSDHGNEVAFGTIGNASTSEGLFWEAFNAAGVLRIPMAISVWDDGYGISVPAKYQTCKEDISAILRGFETNEFGEGYLIYRVNGWDYAELVKAYREGTERARKEHTPVFLHIAELTQPQGHSTSGSHERYKSKERLEWEDRHDCVKRMRQWLIDSGIASAEEVDSIEAEDKKIVDQAKQAAWDGYLAPIQTGIAEVSAIFERIAAQVESGSEVLAIKDSLNAIKEPFDKDVYSAVGKVLRLVKNPAIAAELLAWKCQADARHFDEYTSHIYSESSESALRVPEIKAEYTGNEAKVDGRQVMQACFDHALARDPRIFAIGEDIGVIGDVNKGFEDLQAKFGESRVTDTGIREATIVGQGIGAAMRGLRPIVEIQYIDYLLFALQTISDDLATVRWRTKSGQKAPVIVRTRGHRLEGVWHSGSPMGMILSALRGMYVLVPRNMTQAAGFYNTMFRSDDPALIVEVLNGYRLKETIPANIGEFTVPLGIPEILREGSDITLVTYGASCRIAMDAAVELEKLGVSLEVIDVQTLLPFDIHGRILESIKKTSRIIFLDEDVPGGASAYMLREVLEKQDGYRWLDAKPVTLTAKDHRPAYATDGDYFSKPQVEDVLEAAYSLMRESDPTQFPEIW is encoded by the coding sequence ATGCCAACCAAGGCCGCAAAGGCAAAACGATCTGACACGACGGACCTCCCCAAAAATGGCTCTAATGGCCATACGGTGTCAGACAAGAAAACAAAGACGGAAACCTGGCGCGAGCTCGGACTCACGCGCGAAGAAATTCTCAACGATTATCGAATATCGCATCAAAGTCGATTAGCGAGTCTGCTCGGCCGGCGCGAAGTGCTGACCGGCAAGGCGAAATTCGGGATTTTCGGCGATGGCAAAGAAGTCCCGCAGGTTGCCATGGCACGCGCATTCAAAAACGGCGACTGGCGTAGCGGCTACTACCGCGATCAGACGTTCATGTTCGCTGCGGGCCTCTACACTATTCAGGAGTTCTTCGCACAGTTGTATGCCCATACGTCTATCGAGGCCGAACCTGCATCGGCCGGACGGATGATGAATGGCCACTTTGCTACGCGGAGTTTGAAAGAGGACGGCTCATGGAAAGACCTCATGAAGCAGAAGAATTCGTCCGCGGACATCTCGCCGACAAGCGGACAAATGCCACGCCTGGTCGGACTCGCGTATGCTTCAAAACTTTTTCGCGAGACACCAGTATTGCAGGAGGGCTTCGAACAATTCTCCGATCACGGTAACGAAGTTGCGTTCGGCACGATCGGCAATGCCTCGACCTCTGAAGGATTATTCTGGGAAGCGTTCAATGCCGCGGGTGTGCTGCGTATCCCAATGGCAATTAGTGTGTGGGACGATGGCTACGGTATCAGTGTGCCAGCTAAATACCAGACGTGCAAAGAAGATATTTCTGCCATACTCCGAGGATTCGAGACGAACGAGTTTGGTGAAGGCTATCTGATTTACCGAGTCAACGGGTGGGACTATGCAGAGTTGGTGAAGGCCTATCGCGAAGGCACCGAGCGCGCCCGCAAGGAGCATACACCGGTATTCCTTCATATCGCGGAGCTGACTCAACCACAAGGCCACTCGACTTCAGGTTCGCACGAACGCTATAAATCGAAAGAGCGCCTCGAGTGGGAGGATCGGCATGATTGCGTCAAGCGCATGCGCCAGTGGCTTATTGACTCCGGCATTGCAAGCGCGGAAGAAGTTGATTCGATTGAAGCCGAGGATAAGAAGATCGTCGATCAAGCCAAACAAGCCGCGTGGGATGGATATCTTGCACCGATTCAAACCGGCATTGCGGAAGTGAGCGCAATCTTCGAGCGCATAGCGGCGCAGGTCGAGAGCGGGAGCGAGGTCCTTGCCATCAAGGATTCGCTGAACGCGATCAAAGAGCCCTTCGATAAGGACGTATACAGCGCAGTCGGGAAAGTGCTCCGCCTCGTGAAGAATCCTGCTATCGCCGCAGAATTACTGGCATGGAAATGTCAGGCGGATGCCAGGCACTTCGACGAGTATACGTCGCACATTTATAGCGAGAGTTCGGAGTCCGCGTTACGGGTGCCGGAGATCAAAGCAGAATACACTGGCAACGAAGCCAAGGTGGATGGCCGCCAGGTGATGCAGGCCTGTTTCGATCATGCCTTGGCACGCGACCCGCGCATCTTTGCCATCGGCGAGGACATCGGCGTGATCGGCGATGTCAATAAAGGCTTCGAAGATTTACAGGCGAAGTTCGGTGAAAGCCGCGTGACCGATACCGGCATTCGCGAGGCGACCATCGTCGGTCAGGGCATTGGCGCTGCGATGCGCGGTCTGAGACCGATCGTCGAAATTCAGTACATCGATTATTTACTGTTTGCACTTCAAACAATTTCGGACGATCTGGCAACAGTACGATGGCGGACCAAATCCGGACAGAAGGCGCCGGTCATCGTCCGAACGCGTGGTCACCGATTAGAAGGCGTGTGGCACTCCGGCTCGCCGATGGGTATGATCCTGAGTGCGCTGCGTGGAATGTACGTGCTCGTGCCGCGAAACATGACACAAGCCGCCGGCTTTTACAATACCATGTTCCGCTCGGACGATCCAGCGCTCATTGTGGAAGTGTTAAACGGTTATCGTCTCAAGGAGACAATCCCCGCAAACATTGGTGAGTTTACGGTACCGCTAGGCATCCCGGAAATCTTACGCGAAGGATCGGACATTACGCTCGTAACGTATGGCGCGTCGTGCCGCATTGCGATGGACGCGGCGGTCGAACTCGAAAAACTTGGAGTCTCGCTCGAGGTAATCGATGTGCAGACCTTGTTGCCGTTCGACATTCACGGCAGAATCCTGGAGTCTATTAAGAAGACCAGCCGTATCATCTTCTTAGACGAAGATGTCCCCGGCGGAGCTTCTGCGTATATGCTCCGAGAGGTTCTCGAAAAGCAGGATGGATATCGCTGGCTCGATGCGAAGCCGGTGACGCTCACCGCGAAAGACCACCGTCCGGCCTATGCGACAGACGGCGATTATTTTTCGAAACCACAAGTCGAAGACGTCCTCGAAGCCGCATACTCGCTCATGCGCGAGAGCGACCCGACCCAATTTCCAGAGATCTGGTAA
- a CDS encoding protein-L-isoaspartate(D-aspartate) O-methyltransferase: protein MVSIARERLVEELRARGIRDERVLDAISKVPRERFLEATFVRQAYEDSALPIGEGQTISQPFAVAYQTEVLGLKPGEKILEIGTGSGYQAAILAQMGMRVYTIERHIPLLEVARKRLESLGYRVISRAGDGTRGWSEYAPFDAILVTAGAPDVPESLAKQLSPNGGRLVIPIGDMGRQRMYLIRKNGDELKAEELIDFAFVPLIGKEGWSA, encoded by the coding sequence ATGGTCTCAATTGCCCGCGAACGATTGGTCGAAGAACTCCGCGCCCGAGGCATCCGCGATGAACGGGTGCTCGATGCAATCTCGAAAGTCCCACGCGAGCGATTTTTAGAAGCAACATTCGTGCGTCAGGCATATGAAGATTCCGCGCTGCCAATCGGTGAGGGACAGACGATCTCCCAGCCATTTGCCGTAGCATATCAAACAGAAGTTCTCGGGCTAAAACCCGGCGAGAAGATCCTGGAAATCGGCACCGGCTCTGGCTATCAGGCGGCGATACTGGCACAAATGGGAATGCGTGTCTATACGATCGAGCGGCATATCCCGTTGCTGGAAGTAGCACGCAAACGCTTGGAATCACTCGGATATCGAGTGATTTCCCGAGCTGGCGATGGAACACGCGGTTGGTCCGAATACGCACCGTTCGACGCCATCCTCGTCACTGCCGGCGCCCCGGACGTACCGGAATCGCTCGCCAAACAACTTTCGCCAAATGGTGGCCGCTTGGTGATTCCCATTGGCGATATGGGTCGGCAACGCATGTATTTGATCCGAAAGAATGGAGACGAGTTGAAGGCCGAGGAGCTGATTGATTTTGCGTTTGTCCCACTCATCGGGAAAGAGGGCTGGTCCGCTTGA
- the miaA gene encoding tRNA (adenosine(37)-N6)-dimethylallyltransferase MiaA has protein sequence MKQYERFFTTENGIFLRYLLTHALPVTYLRTILVVTGPTAAGKTDFALRIAEADPLVEIINADAFLLYRGFDIGTAKPDKDTLSRIPHHLIDFLDPHDHFSAAEYSRLGREAIRDIMSRGKTPIVVGGTGLYIDALFDGIISVEPLNGKLDAARDRTRSEIEEYGFEEMHQRLRGVDPVLFDQILREMNPIRLQRAWEHFYATGEPLGVARERKPEPFEYEPEFHVIDHPRPEIWHRIEVRVDRMIARGWPIEAERLMRRGVTREAYGMRAIGYREMFDVVEGLLSLQEARERIVIRTRQYAKRQVTWMKKYRQIEPVLA, from the coding sequence ATGAAACAGTATGAACGGTTTTTCACAACTGAGAACGGGATTTTCCTTCGTTACCTCCTTACCCATGCTCTCCCCGTGACATATTTACGCACAATTTTGGTCGTTACAGGTCCTACGGCAGCGGGCAAGACAGACTTTGCCCTGAGGATTGCCGAAGCGGATCCGCTGGTCGAGATTATCAATGCCGATGCATTCTTACTCTATCGTGGGTTTGATATCGGTACCGCAAAGCCGGACAAAGATACCCTTTCGCGCATTCCGCACCATCTGATCGACTTTCTCGATCCACACGATCACTTCAGTGCCGCCGAGTATTCCCGCCTGGGGCGTGAAGCAATCCGCGACATCATGAGTCGTGGCAAGACACCAATTGTGGTTGGAGGGACCGGGCTGTATATCGATGCCCTCTTCGATGGGATCATATCTGTCGAGCCCCTCAATGGGAAACTCGATGCCGCTCGAGACCGGACCCGGTCCGAGATCGAGGAATATGGATTCGAGGAAATGCACCAGCGTCTTCGAGGAGTCGATCCTGTCCTATTCGATCAGATTCTCCGCGAGATGAACCCGATCCGCTTGCAGCGGGCCTGGGAGCATTTCTATGCGACGGGCGAGCCGCTTGGTGTCGCTCGAGAGCGCAAACCAGAGCCATTCGAGTATGAACCGGAGTTTCACGTCATCGATCATCCCCGCCCGGAAATCTGGCATCGAATTGAAGTACGAGTCGATCGGATGATCGCGCGAGGCTGGCCCATCGAAGCCGAACGTCTGATGCGCCGCGGCGTCACGCGCGAAGCCTATGGGATGCGTGCAATTGGCTATCGGGAAATGTTCGATGTTGTCGAAGGCCTTCTCTCGCTTCAGGAGGCCCGCGAACGAATTGTTATCCGCACCCGCCAATATGCCAAGCGGCAGGTGACGTGGATGAAGAAGTACCGGCAGATAGAACCAGTCCTTGCCTGA
- a CDS encoding multicopper oxidase domain-containing protein, which produces MITRRTFLHRAAQAGIAAAVSPELFAWVQSHPRALSLDPQPLRIPPVITGGDLTLAPGTFRVYPDVETNLLLINGSFPSPTIKIRRGDTFAATVHNQLAEETVLHWHGVDAPAAASGHPIDVIATGSSYSVSFPIVQRASINFYHPHPHMATARQVYMGMAGFFLIEDAEELAMGLPSGEYDVPLMVQDKRVDANRQLIYNPTGADIMSAWLGDTILINGTPNPFLAIAPTLYRFRIVNASNGRFYKLALSDGSVFIVIGNDGGFLDAPTSVTSVNLAPAERLDVLIDFSRYAQGQSVTLKSLSFTFSDAPGSGAVPQGAELNLLEFQISKTGTSGGTIPTTLPAIIPHTVADAKRTRVWTFAALHHINDLQYDLTRIDAHVPFGDLEQWTFQSEGANTHPVHVHGGQFQVVDRDGNPPDVHERGWKDVIRLDPFGKVNVLMKFDKYPGLFVIHCHKLEHADAGMMANFQVDPQSGVDESAADASSLDIIPNPAADATNLHFPTLRSDESLTVVNARGATVVKETLSAGTDRYLLLTNGLASGTYTIELGRLTARLLVMRADAALCR; this is translated from the coding sequence ATGATTACTCGTCGCACGTTTTTGCATCGCGCGGCTCAGGCCGGGATTGCCGCCGCCGTGTCGCCGGAGCTGTTCGCGTGGGTCCAAAGCCATCCACGTGCGCTCTCGCTCGATCCTCAGCCGCTCCGGATTCCTCCTGTCATTACGGGTGGCGATTTGACACTTGCACCGGGTACGTTCCGCGTGTATCCGGATGTCGAGACGAACTTGCTCCTCATCAATGGCTCGTTCCCTTCGCCGACGATCAAAATAAGAAGGGGCGATACGTTTGCGGCAACGGTCCACAATCAGTTAGCGGAAGAAACCGTGCTCCACTGGCATGGCGTCGATGCTCCGGCCGCCGCGAGCGGTCACCCGATCGATGTCATCGCTACGGGATCATCCTATAGCGTCTCCTTCCCGATCGTTCAGCGTGCCAGTATCAATTTCTATCATCCTCATCCGCACATGGCGACAGCCCGGCAGGTCTACATGGGCATGGCCGGCTTCTTCCTGATTGAAGACGCGGAAGAACTGGCGATGGGACTCCCATCCGGCGAGTACGATGTCCCATTGATGGTCCAGGATAAGCGAGTGGACGCAAACCGTCAACTCATCTACAATCCGACCGGAGCAGACATCATGAGCGCCTGGCTTGGTGATACGATCCTGATCAATGGTACGCCAAACCCGTTCCTCGCCATTGCGCCGACACTGTACCGCTTCCGAATTGTCAACGCATCGAACGGCCGCTTTTACAAACTCGCGCTCTCGGATGGCAGCGTGTTTATCGTGATTGGAAATGACGGCGGCTTCCTCGATGCGCCGACATCCGTTACTTCCGTGAACCTTGCACCGGCGGAGCGGCTGGACGTTCTGATTGATTTCTCGCGCTATGCTCAGGGGCAGTCTGTGACGCTCAAATCATTGTCATTCACGTTCAGCGATGCACCGGGCTCCGGGGCCGTGCCGCAAGGGGCCGAACTCAACTTGCTGGAATTTCAAATCAGCAAGACTGGTACCTCCGGAGGGACGATCCCGACGACACTCCCGGCCATTATTCCACATACTGTGGCCGATGCAAAGCGAACCCGTGTCTGGACCTTCGCGGCGCTCCATCATATCAACGATCTCCAATACGACCTTACGCGCATCGATGCCCATGTCCCCTTCGGCGATCTCGAACAATGGACGTTCCAGAGTGAAGGAGCGAACACACACCCGGTCCATGTGCATGGCGGGCAGTTTCAGGTGGTCGACCGCGATGGGAATCCGCCCGATGTCCATGAGCGCGGATGGAAAGATGTCATCCGCCTCGATCCGTTTGGGAAAGTGAATGTGCTGATGAAGTTCGACAAGTATCCCGGCCTGTTCGTCATTCACTGTCACAAATTGGAGCATGCGGACGCTGGGATGATGGCGAATTTCCAGGTCGATCCGCAGAGTGGAGTGGACGAGTCAGCTGCGGACGCGTCCTCGCTCGACATCATTCCGAATCCTGCAGCCGATGCTACGAATCTGCATTTCCCGACATTGAGAAGCGACGAGAGCTTAACAGTCGTCAATGCCCGGGGCGCCACCGTGGTGAAAGAGACCCTTTCGGCAGGGACAGATCGATACCTGTTACTCACGAATGGCCTCGCGTCCGGAACGTATACGATTGAGTTAGGCCGGCTAACTGCCCGACTGCTCGTGATGCGGGCGGACGCGGCGCTCTGTCGTTAA
- a CDS encoding kelch repeat-containing protein, whose protein sequence is MRACLLFFFLLSFSAYTRAQPATAEDLLGSWADLSSNGFTPRGAFTTCVVGGKIYAIGGFNGQSYINRLEVFDPSTNSWDTVATTGTFTPRRGLCSVAIDGKIYTFGGANATGALNTVEIFDPVSKAWSAPMMSGTYTPRWRSAAVFLNNRVFVLGGYDMNNGVLNTLEVFDPTTNEWSTPVTSGTLTPRSDLTATIIGGKIYAIGGQGNASLPSPEVFDPTTKTWSVPTVTGTFTQRQGLCAAVIDGKIYTFGGFDGFSYLNTFELFDPVSNMWTSPSTSGTLHGSAGLCGALCGGRVYVMGGRDGTGFLNMNEVFTPAQSSVSLFPSRGSIAVYPNPTDGRVTIQAGSESPLHITITNLLGQVLVTEDIEQHPLNSTVDLSSLPNGAYPIRIRTGTSEIEEMLLKQ, encoded by the coding sequence ATGCGAGCTTGCCTGCTTTTTTTCTTCCTGCTTTCTTTTTCCGCTTACACCCGCGCTCAACCCGCCACCGCCGAGGATCTACTCGGTAGCTGGGCCGACCTTTCTTCCAACGGGTTCACTCCCCGTGGAGCGTTCACCACATGCGTAGTGGGCGGCAAGATATATGCAATCGGTGGATTCAACGGACAATCCTACATCAACCGGCTTGAAGTGTTTGACCCTTCGACAAATTCCTGGGACACTGTAGCCACGACTGGAACATTCACACCTCGAAGAGGACTCTGCTCGGTCGCGATCGATGGGAAGATCTATACGTTTGGCGGTGCGAACGCCACGGGGGCGCTGAACACCGTCGAGATTTTCGATCCCGTCTCGAAGGCATGGTCCGCACCTATGATGAGCGGGACCTATACGCCACGGTGGCGTTCCGCCGCTGTTTTCCTAAATAATAGGGTGTTTGTGCTGGGTGGTTACGATATGAACAACGGTGTGCTGAACACTCTGGAAGTTTTCGACCCAACGACGAATGAGTGGTCGACACCGGTAACCAGCGGAACGCTCACCCCGCGCTCCGATCTTACAGCCACAATCATCGGTGGGAAAATCTACGCTATCGGCGGGCAAGGGAATGCCTCGCTGCCTTCACCGGAAGTGTTCGATCCTACGACGAAAACCTGGTCTGTTCCGACGGTCACGGGTACTTTTACGCAGCGACAAGGACTGTGCGCTGCCGTTATTGATGGTAAGATTTATACCTTTGGCGGATTCGATGGATTCAGTTATCTGAATACCTTCGAACTGTTCGATCCCGTCTCGAACATGTGGACCAGCCCTTCAACATCGGGCACGCTGCATGGAAGTGCGGGGCTCTGCGGGGCACTGTGCGGCGGTCGAGTCTATGTGATGGGTGGGCGAGACGGCACTGGCTTCTTGAATATGAACGAGGTGTTCACTCCCGCGCAAAGTAGCGTTTCGCTCTTCCCTTCCAGAGGCTCGATTGCAGTTTATCCAAACCCAACGGATGGCCGCGTCACCATACAGGCTGGGTCGGAAAGTCCTTTGCATATCACGATCACAAATCTCCTCGGGCAAGTCCTGGTGACCGAGGACATCGAACAGCATCCCTTGAATAGCACCGTTGACCTTTCCAGTTTACCGAACGGAGCGTATCCAATTCGAATCCGGACCGGGACTTCGGAGATCGAAGAGATGCTTCTGAAACAATAG
- a CDS encoding PAS domain S-box protein, which translates to MRLKTVLDHSDQAISSVDRDRRLVAFNSILEEIMQRIYGVQLTQGMDLGAFLPPGEASFWNDAYDRAFAGEQFSVERPYDTPAGRSIIQFSFNPIRSGDEIESVAVFGKDVTATWEESRQLVTSEAQYRMLFESSPLAMWVIDPETLRILKVNPATCRQYGYSLEEFTSLTIWDIRPPSERERLKDLLPLMAKEGNSVRGIQLHQKKDGSLIHVDVNSGPIEYHGKPARIALLKDVTAQVRAEQELKEANERFQLASKAVNSMIYDLNLTTGESRRSASLLALLGYDPIAEPETATLTWWQSRIHPEDLAIANGAVIQQFPNGKICEAEYRMLHKDGHWVWVWDRGIVSYDELGTATRLVGATHDITARVKSERDLGQANDRFRLAADAVTAVIYEWNIQTGEFIDTPGLFPLLGFDPNVDLFTRKLDWWLSRIHPEDLPGVREIVKNALRHEKQYEMEYRIQHRDGYYISVWDRGVIERDNRNWAVRVVGSAQDISERKTLEAQLEQERNQALSAKEHAEEMSKLKSSFLANMSHEIRTPMTAILGFAGILAERVTDPELKDYASIIESSSTRLLGTINSILDLAQVESHRVVLSPLMVDVNAEVQRTCALLEPLAARRKLRLRFTPTLQNAMALIDPQQFERVVTNLVGNAIKFTEQGDVTIRILTASDCLENVPAGFHSFKIGDELLSGDFRLVVEDTGLGIAEERLPNIFEEFHQVSTGLDRTHQGTGLGLTIASHLVLAMGGSIEVHSAPGAGSRFVVQLPRNLPQGVEVASPVPMVDTEPVVETEPEVMRSILLVEDSPESVKLAEALLRPRYNVIRATNIFQARQSLAQVLPDLILMDINLGEFTTGLDLTRELKRDARTASIPVVAVTAFAGQTDRQTALDAGCVDYLTKPFTSQQLYKVLEKNLQPVGSAR; encoded by the coding sequence ATGAGACTGAAAACAGTCCTCGATCATTCGGACCAGGCAATTAGCTCGGTCGATCGGGATCGCCGCCTGGTTGCTTTCAATTCGATCCTGGAGGAGATCATGCAACGGATCTACGGCGTCCAACTCACCCAGGGGATGGACCTCGGAGCATTTCTTCCACCGGGCGAGGCTTCGTTTTGGAATGATGCCTACGATCGCGCATTCGCCGGCGAGCAATTCTCCGTTGAACGACCCTACGATACGCCCGCGGGCCGATCGATTATCCAATTTTCGTTCAACCCGATTCGCAGTGGAGATGAGATCGAATCCGTCGCAGTTTTTGGGAAAGACGTGACCGCGACTTGGGAGGAATCGAGACAGTTGGTGACCTCCGAAGCACAGTACCGGATGTTATTCGAAAGTAGTCCCCTTGCAATGTGGGTGATCGATCCGGAAACGCTCCGAATCCTGAAGGTCAATCCTGCGACCTGCCGGCAATATGGCTACAGCCTGGAAGAATTTACGAGTTTGACAATTTGGGACATTCGCCCACCTTCGGAACGAGAACGGCTCAAAGATCTTCTGCCACTCATGGCGAAGGAAGGAAACTCCGTGCGTGGCATCCAACTCCACCAGAAGAAAGATGGAAGCCTCATTCATGTGGACGTGAATAGCGGCCCCATTGAATATCATGGGAAACCCGCGCGTATCGCACTTTTGAAGGATGTAACGGCACAGGTTCGTGCTGAGCAAGAGTTGAAGGAAGCGAACGAGCGGTTTCAACTCGCCTCCAAAGCGGTCAATTCGATGATTTACGATTTGAATTTGACTACCGGCGAGTCCAGACGGTCGGCCAGTCTTCTGGCCTTATTGGGATATGACCCGATCGCGGAGCCGGAGACGGCAACGCTCACGTGGTGGCAGTCCCGCATTCATCCCGAAGATCTCGCCATAGCAAACGGGGCGGTCATTCAGCAGTTTCCGAACGGTAAGATTTGCGAAGCAGAATATCGAATGCTTCATAAGGACGGTCACTGGGTATGGGTTTGGGATCGAGGCATCGTATCCTATGATGAATTGGGAACAGCAACTCGTCTCGTTGGAGCCACGCATGATATTACCGCACGTGTTAAGTCCGAGCGCGATCTGGGACAAGCCAATGACCGGTTTCGGCTGGCTGCCGATGCGGTCACGGCTGTCATCTATGAGTGGAACATTCAGACCGGCGAGTTCATCGATACGCCGGGACTCTTTCCGCTCCTTGGGTTCGATCCCAATGTTGACCTGTTTACTCGCAAGCTCGATTGGTGGCTCAGCCGAATCCATCCCGAAGATCTTCCTGGTGTTCGCGAGATTGTGAAGAATGCATTGCGGCACGAGAAGCAATATGAGATGGAATATCGCATTCAACATCGGGATGGATATTACATTTCGGTCTGGGACCGTGGGGTCATCGAGCGTGACAATCGGAACTGGGCGGTACGTGTTGTCGGAAGCGCGCAGGACATCTCCGAACGGAAAACCCTCGAAGCTCAACTCGAGCAGGAGCGTAACCAAGCGCTCAGCGCCAAGGAACATGCCGAGGAAATGAGTAAATTGAAATCGAGCTTTCTCGCCAATATGAGTCACGAGATCCGCACGCCCATGACGGCAATCCTGGGGTTTGCGGGAATCCTGGCCGAGCGTGTGACCGATCCTGAATTGAAAGACTATGCGTCCATTATCGAGTCGAGCTCAACACGCCTCCTTGGGACGATCAACAGCATTCTCGATTTGGCCCAAGTCGAGTCCCACCGCGTGGTCCTCTCGCCGTTGATGGTGGATGTGAATGCGGAAGTGCAGCGCACCTGTGCATTGCTTGAACCGCTCGCGGCGCGCCGAAAACTCCGCCTACGGTTTACACCGACGCTCCAAAACGCAATGGCCCTCATCGATCCGCAACAGTTCGAGCGTGTGGTGACAAACCTCGTCGGTAATGCAATCAAGTTTACCGAGCAGGGTGATGTTACTATCCGGATTCTCACCGCATCGGACTGCCTGGAAAACGTACCAGCGGGATTTCATTCGTTTAAGATTGGCGATGAGCTCTTGAGCGGCGACTTTCGACTGGTTGTTGAGGATACCGGTCTTGGGATCGCGGAGGAGCGATTGCCAAACATCTTTGAAGAATTTCATCAAGTATCGACAGGCCTCGACCGGACCCATCAAGGCACAGGCCTTGGATTGACGATTGCAAGTCACCTCGTACTGGCCATGGGCGGCTCGATTGAAGTGCACAGCGCCCCCGGTGCCGGAAGCCGGTTCGTGGTGCAGTTGCCCCGCAATCTGCCGCAAGGCGTGGAGGTAGCTTCGCCTGTACCAATGGTAGATACAGAACCAGTGGTAGAGACAGAACCAGAAGTCATGCGCTCCATCCTGCTCGTGGAGGATTCGCCCGAATCCGTGAAGCTTGCCGAAGCATTACTACGACCGCGATACAATGTGATCCGGGCAACCAATATCTTTCAGGCACGGCAATCACTCGCACAAGTGCTTCCCGACCTGATTCTGATGGATATCAATCTCGGTGAGTTCACTACCGGGCTCGATCTGACGCGCGAACTCAAACGCGATGCGCGCACGGCCAGCATTCCGGTTGTTGCGGTGACTGCCTTTGCCGGACAGACGGATCGGCAAACCGCACTCGATGCCGGCTGCGTCGATTATCTCACCAAGCCGTTCACAAGCCAACAATTATACAAGGTTCTAGAGAAAAACCTCCAACCCGTGGGCTCGGCGCGCTGA